Proteins encoded in a region of the Vicia villosa cultivar HV-30 ecotype Madison, WI linkage group LG5, Vvil1.0, whole genome shotgun sequence genome:
- the LOC131603466 gene encoding xyloglucan endotransglucosylase/hydrolase 2, giving the protein MASNSTHNEFHVFMLIGIMVTFMVSTCNGSFFQDFDLTWGDNRAKIFNGGQLLSLSLDKVSGSGFKSKNEYLFGRIDMQLKLVAGNSAGTVTAYYLSSQGPTHDEIDFEFLGNTTGDPYILHTNIFTQGKGNREQQFYLWFDPTRNFHTYSIIWKPQHIIFLVDNTPIRVFKNVESMGVPFPKNQPMRIYSSLWNADDWATRGGLVKTDWSKAPFTAYYRNFKATQFSSKSSSTSNSDSEWQINELDAYGRRRLRWVQKYFMIYNYCNDLKRFPQGVPVECSH; this is encoded by the exons ATGGCTTCTAATtctactcacaatgagtttcatGTGTTTATGCTAATTGGCATAATGGTAACCTTTATGGTGTCTACTTGTAACGGTAGCTTCTTCCAAGACTTTGATCTAACATGGGGTGATAACCGTGCTAAGATATTCAATGGTGGCCAACTTCTATCACTTTCCCTTGACAAAGTCTCTGGCTctggcttcaaatcaaagaatgaGTACCTATTCGGAAGAATCGATATGCAACTCAAGCTTGTTGCTGGTAATTCTGCAGGCACTGTCACTGCTTACTAC CTGTCATCCCAAGGGCCAACCCATgatgaaattgattttgagtTCTTGGGAAACACAACTGGTGACCCTTACATTCTTCACACAAACATCTTCACTCAAGGCAAAGGTAACAGAGAACAACAGTTCTACCTTTGGTTTGACCCCACTAGAAACTTCCACACTTACTCCATTATTTGGAAGCCCCAACACATCAT ATTCTTGGTTGATAACACACCAATAAGGGTATTCAAGAATGTTGAATCTATGGGTGTTCCATTTCCAAAGAACCAACCAATGAGAATCTACTCCAGCCTGTGGAATGCTGATGACTGGGCCACAAGAGGTGGATTGGTGAAAACTGATTGGTCTAAAGCACCCTTTACAGCATACTACCGTAATTTCAAGGCCACTCAGTTCTCATCCAAGTCATCTTCAACTTCAAATTCTGATTCTGAATGGCAGATAAATGAACTTGATGCTTATGGTAGAAGAAGATTGAGATGGGTTCAAAAGTACTTCATGATTTACAATTATTGTAACGATCTCAAACGTTTCCCACAAGGTGTTCCTGTTGAGTGTAGCCACTAG